In Candidatus Rokuibacteriota bacterium, one genomic interval encodes:
- a CDS encoding aldo/keto reductase: protein MIERRPFGRSAHLSSVTVFGAAALAQASQADADRALDLLLRYGINHIDTAPRYGDSELRIGPWMARHRKDFFLATKTGMRTAREARDEIHRSLDRLRVDHVDLIQLHSLGHPDDWDQAMGPGGALAAAIEACQQGLARFIGVTGHGWTIAAMHKRSLARFDFDAVLLPYNFLMAQSERYRRNFEEVLGICRERNVAVQVIKSIARGPWASQARTHTTWYQPLEEQADIDRAVHWALGLPGVFLNTVGDLALLPRVLDAASRFERRPPDGEMAAMLDAKRMTSLFGLPT from the coding sequence ATGATCGAACGTCGACCCTTCGGACGGAGCGCTCACCTCAGCAGCGTGACCGTGTTTGGGGCGGCCGCGCTGGCGCAGGCGAGCCAGGCGGATGCGGACCGCGCCCTCGACCTGCTGCTCCGATACGGTATCAACCACATCGACACTGCCCCGCGGTACGGGGACTCGGAGCTCCGCATCGGCCCCTGGATGGCCCGCCATCGCAAGGACTTCTTCCTCGCGACCAAGACCGGGATGCGAACCGCGCGCGAGGCCCGCGACGAAATCCACCGCTCGCTCGATCGGCTGCGAGTCGACCACGTGGACCTGATCCAGCTCCACTCCCTGGGCCATCCCGACGACTGGGATCAGGCGATGGGCCCCGGCGGCGCGCTGGCGGCGGCGATCGAGGCTTGCCAGCAGGGGCTCGCGCGCTTCATCGGCGTGACCGGCCACGGCTGGACCATCGCCGCGATGCACAAGCGCAGCCTTGCTCGCTTTGACTTCGACGCGGTGCTGCTGCCGTACAACTTCCTGATGGCCCAGAGCGAGCGCTACCGGCGGAACTTCGAGGAGGTGCTGGGCATCTGCCGGGAGCGGAACGTCGCGGTCCAGGTCATCAAGTCCATCGCCCGCGGGCCATGGGCCAGCCAAGCCCGGACGCACACCACGTGGTACCAGCCGCTCGAGGAGCAGGCGGACATCGACCGGGCGGTTCACTGGGCCCTCGGCCTGCCCGGCGTCTTCCTCAACACGGTTGGAGACCTCGCCCTGCTGCCGCGGGTCCTGGACGCCGCAAGCCGGTTTGAGCGCCGCCCCCCGGACGGCGAAATGGCTGCGATGCTCGACGCGAAGAGAATGACCTCGCTGTTCGGGCTCCCCACCTGA